ATGTTTTATCGTTTTCAAGGCTTCGTCGAAAAATAAGGTTAGCGCCCTCAGGTCGAAACTCTTCACAGTAACGGTTTAAAGAGGTCAGAGGGACGGCTCCTTCGGAGCGTGACCGTTTATGCGATTGAAATATGCAAAGTTTCGAAGGCGCTAACCTGGCGACAGCCATTTTTTGGATGAAGCCCATTTTCAATCAGTAAACTATATATAGGGTAGTTTAGCACTAACAACTAAGAATCGAATTAAAATAAATTAAAATAAATTAAAATCTTTTAAAAGGGAATGAGATGTTCAAAGTTGTTACTGTTGTAGGAACAAGGCCAAATTTCAATAAAGAAATGCTGATACACAAGTATCTTATAGATGCAGGAATAACGGAAATTATCATTCACACGGGTCAGCATTACGATATTGAAATGAGTAAAGTATTTTTTCAAGATTGTGATTTACCTGAACCAGATTATAATTTAGAAGTTGGGTCTTTAAGTCATGCAAAACAAACAGGACTTATGATGGAGAAAATAGAAGAAATTCTCCTCAAAGAAAAGCCAGACCTAGTCGTAGTGTATGGTGATGTTAACTCAACTATGGCTACAGCATTAGCAGCAGCAAAATTGCGAATCCCTATTGCTCATATTGAGGCTGGGCCGCGAAATAAAATGCAATACATGCCTGAAGAAATTAATAGGGTGGTTACTGATAGAATTTCAACCTTATTATTTGCTCCAACAAAAGAGGCATACAATAACCTGCTGAAGGAAAACTATGCTCGTGAAAATATTTTTTTTACTGGTGATATTCTCAAAGATAATCTCTTGTATATTATGAAAAAACACCATATTGAATGTATACCTTCTGCTAAAAGTACGTATCTTCTTGCTACAGTCCATAGATGTGAAAATACTGATGTTCGAGAAAATATTCAGGAAATCATAGAGGGGTTTATAGATTCCAAAGAAAAGATTATCTTCCCTCTTCACCCAAGAACAAAGAAACAATTAGAGCGCTTTGGTCTCTTTGAAAAATTGAAACAAACGCCAAACATAGAACTAAAACCTCCGTTAGGCTATGTTGAATTTGTAAAATATTTAGCTGGCTCAAGAAAAGTACTGACAGATTCCGGCGGTGTTAGGAGAGAAGCATATATGTTAGGCAAGCCCGTGATCACAGTTATTAGTGAAGACGGTGAGTGGTGGCCTGAAATTGTTACTGCAGGCTGGAATAAAATTACTGGTCCAAATAAAAAGAACATCATTGATGCTATCAAACATTTTGACCCAACATCATTGCCACAGCCAGAAATTTTCGGTGATGGAACTGCGGCAAGAAAGATTGTTAACATTATTATTGATTTTCTCAAAAACCATGGTAAAAAATAATCAACTTGAATCTGAAAATAATCAGTATGATACTAAAGCAGAATTTATAAAAAAATCTAGGCATAATCACGACTGGGATTATCTTTGGAAAAAGACAAGAAAACAGATGCAGTATTCTATAAAAAAAGCAAATTATATGAGTCAAAGAATGGTAAAAGAAATTAAAAAACATACTCTACTAAATAATAAAGACTGTTTTGAAATCGGTTCAGGTTCTGGAAGATTATCATGGATGTTATTAAAAGCAGATGTGCGATCAGTAACCTTGCTTGACACCTCAAAAGAGGCATTAGAAATTGCTAAGACTTTATTTACCGAAAAAGAAAAAGAAACTAAAGTTTCTTTTTTGCAAAAAAGTATTTTTGAATTTCCCACACATAAAAAATACGATATCGTGGTAAGCGGCGCTACCATTCAGCATTTTAAAGAGGAAGATGTGCAGTTGATCTTAAAAAAGCATCTTGATCTGACCAGAAAAGGGGGTGTTTGTTGTATAATCTTTCCTTCAAGCAATTATTTTAATGTTCAGCGCGAGAAAACAGAAAGCAATCGAAAACTCTATGGCTGGTTTGATACGCAATTAGAAAAAAAAATACATACTCTTATGCCGATACAACAATATGTTCATTACCGCTTTGATTTCTTTTATGGAAAGCCAAAATTCATATTATATCTCCATCGAATTATCTTTTATCTTTTTGGTATAGATTTAAATGTAGCATGCTTAGAAAAACGTTTTGGTGGGCTTGTTTTCTTGGCATTTAAAAAATCATAAAGCTCTCCTAAAGTGCAAAACCACGTATTTCTTTTCTTACCTTCAAGAAGTAGTTTCTCATATAACTCAAAATATCCCGGATAATCCTTTTTACTAAACGCAGTATTATGCCAAATAATGACCAAAGGTAAACTTTCCTGTTCAGCGAGGTCATAAAGTGCAATAATTTTCTTCCAAAGTTCTTCGGTGGCAATAAGGTGTTGAGGAAGAGCAGAATCCATTAATGCAATCGGGAAAACCATAAATCTATCGCCTTCTTTGGAAAATGGTTTAAACGGAGTTTTATGCTGAAGCTCTTTAAAACCAATTCCTCTTGTTAAACCAAAACTGCTGTCATACTGAAAACCTGCTTTTTTCTGCAATTCCCATGTTTTTTCAAAATCAAAG
This genomic interval from Candidatus Woesearchaeota archaeon contains the following:
- the wecB gene encoding UDP-N-acetylglucosamine 2-epimerase (non-hydrolyzing) yields the protein MFKVVTVVGTRPNFNKEMLIHKYLIDAGITEIIIHTGQHYDIEMSKVFFQDCDLPEPDYNLEVGSLSHAKQTGLMMEKIEEILLKEKPDLVVVYGDVNSTMATALAAAKLRIPIAHIEAGPRNKMQYMPEEINRVVTDRISTLLFAPTKEAYNNLLKENYARENIFFTGDILKDNLLYIMKKHHIECIPSAKSTYLLATVHRCENTDVRENIQEIIEGFIDSKEKIIFPLHPRTKKQLERFGLFEKLKQTPNIELKPPLGYVEFVKYLAGSRKVLTDSGGVRREAYMLGKPVITVISEDGEWWPEIVTAGWNKITGPNKKNIIDAIKHFDPTSLPQPEIFGDGTAARKIVNIIIDFLKNHGKK
- a CDS encoding class I SAM-dependent methyltransferase, with protein sequence MVKNNQLESENNQYDTKAEFIKKSRHNHDWDYLWKKTRKQMQYSIKKANYMSQRMVKEIKKHTLLNNKDCFEIGSGSGRLSWMLLKADVRSVTLLDTSKEALEIAKTLFTEKEKETKVSFLQKSIFEFPTHKKYDIVVSGATIQHFKEEDVQLILKKHLDLTRKGGVCCIIFPSSNYFNVQREKTESNRKLYGWFDTQLEKKIHTLMPIQQYVHYRFDFFYGKPKFILYLHRIIFYLFGIDLNVACLEKRFGGLVFLAFKKS